Genomic DNA from Pseudomonas sp. CCC3.1:
TAACTTAGGTAATTGTGTACAACTCGTGTTACTCGTCGGATTCCGATTGTAAGCATTCCTCTCCAGCCTCAGGATCGCGCCGTCATCCTTTTAAGGCTCACTTATGAAGCTCACCTCGATTCTCTTGTTGTCCCTTGGCCTGGTCAGTGGCGTAGCCTCGGCCGGTGGCACCACCGAAGCCGGTGTAGGCGGCGCATTAGGCGGGGTGCTTGGCGCCGTAGTCGGGCAACAACTCGGCGGCTCAACAGGTTCGACCATTGGCGCAGGCGTCGGCGGCGCGGCAGGCAGTGCTGTGGGTGCAGACAAACGCAGCCGTGGCGAAGCCGCCATTGGTGGCGCACTGGGCGCAGCAGGCGGCAACGTGCTGGGTCGCAGTGTCGGCGGCAGCACCGGCGCACTGGTCGGCTCAGCCGCTGGCGGGGGCGCCGGGGGCGCGCTGGGCAATTACATGGGCAATAAAAGCGATGCCAATGATCGCCGCTCCAGTCAGCGCGATAACCGACGCTACTACCGCGACGATCACCGGGGCCGTGGCCATGCGTATGGCCATCACAAAAAAAAGCATCACCGCGATTGATGCCATCAAACGGGAGACCTCAGGTCTCCCGTTTTTGTTTATGCACAACCACCACCCCCGCCCAGCAAATTGTTTCAGTGCATTACGCCCGCCTGTTTTAGCTTGAATCATGCATGCTGCATGACTGCGCCGATCACTAAAAAACATAACCAATTGAAAATTATGACTTTTATGTCAAATCGACACTTGGCACAGCACCTGCAATTTCCTGAACGAAGGTTGCACTTCATACCATTTCAGGAGCAGAACAATAATGATCGGGACTTCAGAGCACTATCCCGCAGCCCAGCAAGACTCCTCTAGCCACTCAGGGGTTTCCTGGGCCGCTATCTTTGCTGGCGCCGCTGCCGCTGCCTCACTCTCCCTGCTGCTGATAATGCTGGGAGCAGGTTTGGGCTTTTCTGCCGTATCACCTTGGGCGGGCGAAGGTATTGGCGCCAAAGGCTTAGGCCTGACCGCTATTGTCTGGCTCGCCGCAACCCAGGTCATTGCCTCGGGCATGGGCGGTTACTTGGCCGGTCGCTTGCGGGTCAAATGGTCCAACATGCATGGCGATGAAGTGTACTTTCGCGACACGGCCCACGGCTTTTTGTCATGGGCAGTCGCCACGCTTGTCACCGCAACCCTGATTGCAGGCTCTGTCAGCAGCGTGATCGGCAGCGGCGTGCAAGCTTCCGCCAACGTTGCCTCGGGCGCCGTGGCCGCAGCAAGCAGCGCCGCCGGCGCACACGCCAAAAAGGGTTCAGGCGACAGCTCAGACTATTTCATCGACACGCTGTTTCGCGATGATCGCGGCACCGCGGTCAGCGAAGACGCCGCTCACGGCATCGTGACCCGCATCTTTGTACGCAGCCTGAGCAACGACGGCCAACTGAGCACCGAAGACCGCTCCTACTTGGCACAGATCGTTGCCCAACGGACCAACCTGACCCAGCCAGAAGCCGAGCAACGGGTTGACCAGGTCTACAGCAAAGCGCACCAAGCCATTGAAGACGCCAAGGTCAAGGCTAAGCAAGCGGCTGACACTGCCGCCAAAGTGGCGGCCTGGACCACGCTGTGGATGTTTATCACGCTGTTGCTGGGTGCATTTTTTGCCAGCCTGTGCGCCACCTTCGGCGGGCGTCGCCGTGATGCTGTGACCTACCTTGATCGTCCCGTCACTCACTCAGTTGATCGTTAATCCTGGAGAATAAAAATGCGCTCACTTCTGCTGTTTTTCCTTGGTATCCCAATCCCGATCATTATTTTGATTGC
This window encodes:
- a CDS encoding glycine zipper domain-containing protein, producing MKLTSILLLSLGLVSGVASAGGTTEAGVGGALGGVLGAVVGQQLGGSTGSTIGAGVGGAAGSAVGADKRSRGEAAIGGALGAAGGNVLGRSVGGSTGALVGSAAGGGAGGALGNYMGNKSDANDRRSSQRDNRRYYRDDHRGRGHAYGHHKKKHHRD